A portion of the Canis lupus baileyi chromosome 6, mCanLup2.hap1, whole genome shotgun sequence genome contains these proteins:
- the C6H18orf21 gene encoding UPF0711 protein C18orf21 homolog isoform X1, whose protein sequence is MRQKHYLEAAARQLHDSCPGQARYLLWAYSSSHDDNSTFEGTCPYCFQFLVLDNSRVRLKPKSRLTPKIQKLLNREARNCTLSFKEAKILKKYRDSKGVLLTTCKTCNRTVKHHGKSRSFLSALKSSPTTPTSKLSLKTPERRTPSSAKLSHMYGSKGKSPASIFRTPTSGQSTPTCASKNMSKRKKHLSQLKMLLSQSESQKNSKVDFRNFLLSL, encoded by the exons ATGAGGCAGAAGCACTACCTTGAGGCTGCGGCTCGGCAACTGCACGACAGCTGCCCGGGCCAGGCCCGGTATCTCCT CTGGGCCTACAGCTCGTCGCACG atGATAACAGCACTTTTGAAGGAACATGTCCATACTGTTTCCAGTTTCTGGTTTTGGATAACTCTAGAGTGCGCCTCAAACCTAAGTCCAGACTAACACCCAAAATACAGAAACTTCTTAACCGAGAGGCAAGAAATTGTACACTCAGttttaaagaagcaaaaattttgaaaaaatacagagacTCCAAAGGTGTATTG TTGACTACTTGTAAAACATGCAACAGAACAGTTAAACATCATGGTAAAAGTAGAAGCTTTCTCTCAGCACTGAAGAGCAGTCCTACCACTCCTACGAGTAAGCTCAGCCTGAAGACACCAGAGAGAAGGACTCCGAGTTCTGCAAAGCTGAGTCATATGTATGGTTCCAAAGGCAAGAGCCCTGCCTCGATATTCAG GACACCTACATCTGGACAATCAACACCCACTTGCGCCTCAAAGAAtatgagcaaaagaaagaaacaccttTCTCAACTAAAAATGTTACTTAGTCAAAGTGAATCCCAAAAGAACTCAAAGGTGGACTTCAGGAATTTCTTATTGTCTTTGTAA
- the C6H18orf21 gene encoding UPF0711 protein C18orf21 homolog isoform X2: MRQKHYLEAAARQLHDSCPGQARYLLWAYSSSHDDNSTFEGTCPYCFQFLVLDNSRVRLKPKSRLTPKIQKLLNREARNCTLSFKEAKILKKYRDSKGVLDTYIWTINTHLRLKEYEQKKETPFSTKNVT, translated from the exons ATGAGGCAGAAGCACTACCTTGAGGCTGCGGCTCGGCAACTGCACGACAGCTGCCCGGGCCAGGCCCGGTATCTCCT CTGGGCCTACAGCTCGTCGCACG atGATAACAGCACTTTTGAAGGAACATGTCCATACTGTTTCCAGTTTCTGGTTTTGGATAACTCTAGAGTGCGCCTCAAACCTAAGTCCAGACTAACACCCAAAATACAGAAACTTCTTAACCGAGAGGCAAGAAATTGTACACTCAGttttaaagaagcaaaaattttgaaaaaatacagagacTCCAAAGGTGTATTG GACACCTACATCTGGACAATCAACACCCACTTGCGCCTCAAAGAAtatgagcaaaagaaagaaacaccttTCTCAACTAAAAATGTTACTTAG